The Planktothrix agardhii NIES-204 genomic interval CAAAACACTTGAGTTTGTACAGTATCAAAGTTAATCGCTACTTGAAGTTCATTAATAATATTCCGAATTAAAACTGGAATATAAACCCCTAAAGCATTAACAAGAAATAACGCCACAACTCCTAATATTGTAGGTTTTTTATGGGGACGCAGATAGTCGATCAGTTTTTGGAATCGAGAAGATTTCATATAAGGTTTTATGACACTCGGTTTTTTTATTATTATATAGAAGTGATTTTATGATAACATGAAATAAGTCAGATTAAATATACCGCTACACATTACAGCGAAGAAGCGAAGAAGTATCCGGCGAATGAAATTCGCGACTACACAAACGATGTCCGCCTTCGCGGACAGATGAGAAATCCAACGGCTCACAACCCGCGACGGCGGGTTTTGTCTGTGTAGACCCGGTTTCAACCGCCGAATAATCTGGGGGGGTTAGGTCATACAATTTACAACCAAGCACGAAATAGCCCCCGCTTAATTAAGGGGGGCTTTGGTGGATCTAATCTAGGTGGAAAACAGGAGAGATTTCTAACAACAAATTAAGGCAAATCCGTCTGTCCCATCAAATACAAATCACATTCCCGGGCGGCGCCACGACCTTCATTAAACGCCCAAACCACAAGGCTTTGGCCCCGACGACAATCACCCGCCGCAAATACCCCAGGAATACTGGTAGCATACTTCCCGTGTTCGGCTTTAACATTACTGCGGCCGTCCCGTTCTAAACCCAAACTGTCCAATAACAGTTGTTCCGGCCCCAGAAATCCCATCGCCAATAATACTAACTGCGTTGGAGTCACCTTTTCCGTGCCAGGAATATGCTTAGGAATAAACTGGCCCTGTTCATTTTTCGCCCATTCTACCTCAACGGTATGAATAGCTTTTACATTACCATTTTCATCCCCTTCAAACTTAGTTGCAGTAGTTAGATAAACACGAGGATCAGAGCCAAATTTAGCTGCGGCTTCCTCCTGGCCATAATCCATTTTATAAACCTTCGGCCACTCCGGCCAAGGATTATTAGCAGCCCGTTCCGAGGGCGGTTGGGGCAAAATCTCCAACTGCACCACCGTATTGCAACCGTGACGAATAGACGTCCCTACGCAGTCCGTCCCCGTATCTCCCCCGCCAATAATCACCACATCTTTACCTTGGGCCGAGATAAAATCACTGCCGGGTTGCTTATTTAAAACCGCCTGGGTATTAGCCGTGAGGAACTCCATGGCAAAATGAATCCCCTTGAGGTCGCGCCCTTCAATGGGTAGATCCCGGGGTTTTGTCGCTCCCGTACATAAAAGTACCGAATCAAACTCTTTTAACAGATTTTCGGCGGGAAAGTCCTTACCCACTTCCGTATTGCAAATAAACTTAACGCCCTCGTCTTCTAAGACCTTCAGACGCCGCAATACCACCTGTTCCTTATCCAGCTTCATGTTCGGGATACCGTACATTAACAGGCCCCCTGGACGATCAGCCCGTTCAAAAACCGTAACCCAATGACCCGCTTTATTCAGTTGGGCCGCCGCCGATAATCCCGCCGGGCCAGAACCAATCACCGCGACTTTTTTCCCGGTGCGTTTGGCCGGAGGTTCAGGAGTTATCCAACCCTCCTCCCAACCCTTATCAATAATCGAACATTCAATATTTTTAATCGTCACCGGAGGGTTATGAATGCCCAAAACGCAGGAACCCTCGCAAGGTGCCGGACAAACCCGACCCGTAAATTCGGGGAAATTATTGGTTTTGTGCAGACGGTCTAGGGCCTCTTTCCACAGTCCCCGATAGATTAAATCATTCCATTCCGGGATCAGATTATTGATCGGACAACCACTAGCCATGCCACTAATAATCGTTCCCGTATGACAAAACGGGGTGCCGCAGTCCATACACCGGGCGGCTTGGGTGCGTAGTTTGTCGTCCTCCATGGGCAGATGGAACTCATCCCAGTTATGAACCCGGTCAAGGGGGGCGAGTTCAGACGGTAACTCCCGTAGATATTCTAAGAATCCGGTCGGTTTTCCCATAGTTGTTTCCGTTAAACTTTTGAGTATTGGTGGTTAGTCATCTTAATCGGTATGCACGGTCAAGATTGTTCAATATATTAATATAGCTGTTGCTGAACAGTTCAGGTTCCTAGTTTTCCCCATTAGCTGACTGTTTGGTTCGCCAATCGTCAACAATTGATGACAATTGTTTTTAGAATCTAATTCTCCTGTCGGCAATTTACCTTATTAAATTTTAGAGTATTTTTAGGGTTAATTGGCATATTTTTGAATATTTATTAACAATCTATAATCTTTTTTATTCTAAAAGCCAACCGAATAACTCGCCAACTGTTAGTTTAATATCCGTGGCAAATGGGGGAACAGATATTGGTGATTCGGGTTGATCAAAGACTTCTGTTTGTTGTTGGGAGTGATAAACAAAGATAGATTGTTCTTCGGGATCAATTAACCAAGCCATTTGAGTTTGATAATTCAGACAATAGAGAATTTTTTTAATCACTTTTGTTGGACTTTGATCCGGTGATAAAATTTCAATCATCCAGTCGGGTGCGATTAGAAAACTATTGGCAATTGCACTATTATGATCACGAGGAATTCTATCCCAAGTAAAAACAGAAACATCGGGAACAATTGAACGTTCCTCAAAAGTACAGCGCAGTTCGGGAAATGCGCGGGCAATTTTGGCAGGTTTTAAAATAGCGTTAATGGCGGTAACAAGTTCACCTTGAATTGTACTATGTTTTCCTTGGGGCATGGATTTTTGGATGATTTTACCTTCAATATATTCACTAGCAGGTTTCGTTTCGGGTTGTTTCAGAAACTCTGCTACAGTGATAATTTTAGATGGGGTTTGTACCATTGATTTTACTTCCTCAATTATTTTAATTTTAGCGTATTTATTTCATAATAATATGAACCCAATCAACTTTGATATTATAGCAGTCGCCAGACCTATTAGGACAAAGAGTGATGTAGCAAAGCTAGACGGTGAAGTCTTTTCCTCCGGTGTTTCCTGTTCCCTGTTCCCTGCTATATGAGTTATCTTTTGATTTTTCCTGTTGATCAAGCCAATCCAAAATCCGATTCCAAGCCCACCATCGGTCAGGGTCATTAAATTGATTTTGGCAAATTTTACTACTAATATAACCGACATGACCCCCATAATTTGTTGATACTAAATTAATGGCTGGATTCTGATGACTAGCTGCTTTTAAATCGGGAATAATAGTTGGATCAAATAGAGGATCATCCTCGGCATATAAAATTAACGTGGGTTTCCTAAGTTTAGGAATTAACTGTAACCCACTACTGGCTTCATAATAGGCTTCCACACTCTTAAATCCTAAGCGTCCAATCACTAATTCATTATCAAATCCCCAGATTGAATTTGCCCGTTTAATCGCCTCTGGATCAATATCATTGGGATGATGTTGATAAAGGTTTCTGGCTAATTTTTTGAGTTCTTTCGTAATAGCTCTTTCTAAATATTTTCCCCAGGAATGTTGGACTAAATAAGATAAGGAACGAGTTGAATCTAAACTAGGACAAATTACTGCGCCTCCAGCAATATCGGAATCTTTTAGGTCTAAATCTGTTCCCCATTGATTGACAGTTTGAGCCGTTTTAACCCCCCATAATGCTAATTGTCCCCCTAAAGAATAACCCGTAAACCAAAAAGGAGCCGGACAACCCATTAATTTAGATTGAGCCGCAATTCTAACAAAATCTTCCCCTTCATATAAACCATCGGAGGTTAAAGTCGGAGATAATTCGGCGGTTTTTCCATGGGCTCTCCAATCAAATAAAACCACAGCGTAACCCGCAGCAAAGGCTTTTCTTCCCCAAATTCTTAAAAACCATTGATTGTCTAAAGTGCCAGTAATTCCATAGGTGGAAATAATTGTTCCTCTTGGGTTTTCAGGAATTGCCACAATCCCATAAATTGGAACGCCTACGGCCCCTAAAAACACAGTTTCTTGATAGGGAGGTTCTGGTAAGTCAATACTTTTTTCCCAACTGCGACTAGCTCTTAATGCTGCATAAATAGTCATTAAAAAGCCATTTTTTAGGGTAAAAGGAGGATTGTAAATCGGCTGAATCATGTTGAAGTTTAATAATGGGTTGATGTAAGTTGATGATACAATTTTTATAACTATTTGCGAACTTTGCGAATTGCTTCTTGAATATTTTCCTGGGTTAAAGAATTAACAATTGTCAAACTAAAAGGAGAGGTTTCAACTCTCTGGATATAACCAGCATTCAAATAGGGTAAATATTCGGCTTGACCTCGAATATAACTATTAAAAAATACTAAACTGATTGCTTTTAAAAAGGGAAAGGCTAATTCGGGATTTGGGCCGATAATTTGATCCGGGACAGGAATTACAGATTCCCCTGACGCTAAGAAGGAAAAATGGGTTCCTTTCTCTAATAACATTAAGTATTTGTTAGGGCTAGTTAACCAAGAAAAGGGATAAATTTGTTCACTAACAGCCGGGGCTACATAATCATCACTTCCTCCAATCATTAACACGGGAATTTGAATTTTACTCATGCCTTCTTGTCCAAATACCACACTGGTAATTGGATTCACAGCAATCACCGCTTTCACCCGTTTATCCTGAAGATCATAACCTTTATTAGCAATAGAAGTGGCTTGACATTGCAGTAAAACCGAAATATTTAGAGTAAGTTGTTGGTCTGCAACCTTAGCACACTCTTGATTAATTCTGTTGGTATTAAAGGTCGCTCCCCCCACCGCTAAAGCCGTATAACCGCCATAGGATTGACCGATAACCCCCACATTATCTGAGAGTAAATCGCTAGGAAATGCGGATTTTTTTGCTTTTTCTTCTAATAAATTAAGTACATAAGTAATATCTAAAGGACGATCAACAAATGCGTCTGCACCAGGAGGTTGAGCGTTTCCCTGTAAGAAATTAGCCAAGCCATCAGCACTGGTTTCTAAATGTTCTGGAACCGCAACAAAATAGCCATGGGAGGCTAAATGTTCCGCTAAATATTTGAAGGTTGTTCGGTCGGAACCTAAACCATGGGAAATCACAATTACAGGGGCTGGAGTTGAAATTTGGGGGATATAAATATCAACGGGAGAAGGCTGATTTCGTCGAGGATTTTGAAAGGTCAAGGATTCTTTTTTCCATTCAGTTGTACCAGGATTTCTCAAATTCATTGGCCGATTTTGCAGGGCTGGATTATTGATTTCAGCTTGAGCCTGTTGTCTAATCCAATTAATAATAGATTGATCTTCATAAATAATTTGAGATAAATCTTGAATTACTTGCCGACCAAAATTAAGGTCGATTTCTATTCTTTTACCCGGAAAATTTTCTAAAATACCGAGTAAAGTTAAACCACCAGGAAGTTTAGAGGCTTGATTAATAGCCGTTTTTAAAGAATTTAAACCATTTTCACCATTATCGGTTTGAATAAAATTGCCAAAGCGAGTTAGAATTACAGTCCCCGTAGGGGTGTCATTAAATTGTTGAATACTCCAAGGGCTGGCTGTCATGGGAGTAACTAAAAGTTGACGCAGTTTTTCTACATCTTCAGGGCTAAGAATTGTTTCAGGAATTGATAGAACAGGAGAGATTTCTCCCCCTTGAGCAAATGTGGCTAAGTCTTTAATGGAAATCAAGATCGTACCAATACTATACCGAACTGCAATTTGTTCGGCGGCTATTGCTGAGGAGGTTGTGGCGATTAAACCCGATAGTATTCCTAAGCCAATTTTAATCAGTCGGGTCGAGAGAGACTGAATCCTTTTATTGTTTTTATTTGGTTGATAGTCATGGAGATTTTTAATAGGTTTTAACATAAAACTAAAGGGGAATTATATGATTATTATTTACAATACCATTAAAAATCAAATTATGTCAACCTTTTTGAGATTTAATTGATTAATTTTTATCGGAAGTTATCCCATTAATGGCATTAGTTAATTGATTGGGAGTTAGGGATTGAATTAAACTCAAAGGATAGGCCCGATCGCTAATGGTTTGAATATAAGCCGCGTTCAGATAGGGTTTATATTGAGCATTTTGAGTTAAATAGGTGTTAAAGAATGCCGTACTTAGGGCTTTAATATACTCTCGACTAATTTTAGAGGTGGGAGGAACAAATTCAGGGAGTTTAGAGAATTCAGAGGTATTTTCTGAAGTAATATCGTAAAAATGAGTTGCATGATTTTGCATCATTAAATATTTATTGGGGGTGGTTAACCAAGTAAAAGCTTGCAACTGTTCTGATAATGCAGGAGTGAGAAAATCTCCGGTACTTGCTGTGATAAAAACGGGAATTTTGATTTCACTTAAACCCGATTTTCCCAAAATAATACTATTCACTGGATTTAATACAAAAATAGCTTTGACTCTTGAATCTTTGAGTTTATAGTTATTATCAGGAAGTTCTAAAGCTCGACACTGAAGAAAAACCGAAGGATTCAAGGGAATATCTGACTGTTTACAGATGGTTTTTAATTGGGTAAAATCAAGGGTAGCTCCTGCTAAAACCAAAGCCGTATATCCTCCTAAAGAATGACCAGTTACGCCCACATTTTTTAAATCTAATTGATTATTGAAATTACTGGGATTGAGTTTTTCAAGATGATTCAGTAAGGCGGTTATATCCTGGGGTCGATCAATAAATTGTTCGGGTTCAAATAGGTCTTTTACTTCCCCTTTAAGTAAGGATTGAAATTGTTGATAATCACTACCTGGATGTTGGGGAACCGCCACAGCAAAACCATAGGAGTTGAGATGTCGAGCTAAACTTTCAAAGCGAGAACGATCAGAAGCTAACCCATGGGAAATAACAATCACAGGATAGATTTGATCTGAAGAATTTGAAGTATCAGGTAAATAAATATCAACCTCGAAGTTCCGATTGTTTTCGGGATTATTGACTGTTATGGTTTTTTTAATACTCTTAAATGTTCCTGGTTTCCGTAAATCTTGTTTTTGACTAAAATCGGTAAAATCAGCTTGTTTAGCTTCGATATTTGATAAGACTTCTAAAGATTTTGTGACGGCCTGAGTTTGCTGAACTAAAGTAAAAATCCGAGTTAAAATGTCTAATATTTGTTCAACATCTAAACGAATTTCTGGACTAGGAAACCGACGCATCACATCTATAATGGTAAAACCATTAGGGATATTAGCAACCTCAATTAAGCTAGTCTGAATTGCTTCTACTCCATTATCACCAGATTGGGTTTGAATAATATTTCCCAAATAGCTTAAAAAGGCTAAGATTAAAGGAGAATTAAAAAAAGGTTGAATAGAAATATATTGATTAGTATAACGAATTTTCAATAGTCGGATTAGGGTTTGTTTTTGTTCGGGATTTAATAGTTGTAGATAGGTCGCCAAGGATTGTTGGGAATTAATTGTGCCTTTTTGGGCATAATTTTCTAAGGAATCAATGGAGATAGAAATGCTTGTTTTTCCCAACGGGACAAGAATTGATTCTGCGGCAATTCCGGGAAGATTTGTTAATAATACAGAGGCTATTGTTAAGGTAAAAGATGAAAACCAGTGCATAGTTTTTTCCTATTTTATTGTAAAATCATATAACTCTATTTAAGTCCAGTATAAAATCATTCGACTTTTAGAAATTTTAAGAATTGATTAAATATTATGGAATCTATCAACCATTTACGTTTTGCCGAATTCATTTATAGGGTTTAGGGTGAGTTAGTAAAACTTTAATTTCCTCCAACAAAGAATCTACAGATAAATTAAAGGGTAAGACTTTAAGGGGAAAACTAGAAGTAAAGCATTGCAAATAAATAGCCATTTTTTTCCAAATATGCTCCTCTAATTCAACGGTAGAAGATGGTTTATTTCCTTGTTTTTTACTGAGGGTCTGATTCAAGATATTAATATCTGATTGTGCTAAAATAATTATGGGGATTTTTGATTCTATTTTTTCCAAAGTTGACAAGGCTTCAACGATCTTAGCAAAAGATTTACCTCGAAAACAAATTAATATTAAATCCAAACTTTTACATTGAATTTTCCGAATAATTTCTTCCCAATTTTTCCCCATAATTCCTTGAAATCCAGCAATTTCCATATATTGAACTAGGGCTTGATCGATCTTAAAATTAGTATCATTGATCCGATCAAGACGGGCTGGATTTTTCTCAAAATTACAGGGGGA includes:
- a CDS encoding hypothetical protein (protein of unknown function DUF820); translation: MVQTPSKIITVAEFLKQPETKPASEYIEGKIIQKSMPQGKHSTIQGELVTAINAILKPAKIARAFPELRCTFEERSIVPDVSVFTWDRIPRDHNSAIANSFLIAPDWMIEILSPDQSPTKVIKKILYCLNYQTQMAWLIDPEEQSIFVYHSQQQTEVFDQPESPISVPPFATDIKLTVGELFGWLLE
- a CDS encoding glutamate synthase, NADH/NADPH, small subunit produces the protein MGKPTGFLEYLRELPSELAPLDRVHNWDEFHLPMEDDKLRTQAARCMDCGTPFCHTGTIISGMASGCPINNLIPEWNDLIYRGLWKEALDRLHKTNNFPEFTGRVCPAPCEGSCVLGIHNPPVTIKNIECSIIDKGWEEGWITPEPPAKRTGKKVAVIGSGPAGLSAAAQLNKAGHWVTVFERADRPGGLLMYGIPNMKLDKEQVVLRRLKVLEDEGVKFICNTEVGKDFPAENLLKEFDSVLLCTGATKPRDLPIEGRDLKGIHFAMEFLTANTQAVLNKQPGSDFISAQGKDVVIIGGGDTGTDCVGTSIRHGCNTVVQLEILPQPPSERAANNPWPEWPKVYKMDYGQEEAAAKFGSDPRVYLTTATKFEGDENGNVKAIHTVEVEWAKNEQGQFIPKHIPGTEKVTPTQLVLLAMGFLGPEQLLLDSLGLERDGRSNVKAEHGKYATSIPGVFAAGDCRRGQSLVVWAFNEGRGAARECDLYLMGQTDLP
- a CDS encoding putative AB-hydrolase YheT, with protein sequence MIQPIYNPPFTLKNGFLMTIYAALRASRSWEKSIDLPEPPYQETVFLGAVGVPIYGIVAIPENPRGTIISTYGITGTLDNQWFLRIWGRKAFAAGYAVVLFDWRAHGKTAELSPTLTSDGLYEGEDFVRIAAQSKLMGCPAPFWFTGYSLGGQLALWGVKTAQTVNQWGTDLDLKDSDIAGGAVICPSLDSTRSLSYLVQHSWGKYLERAITKELKKLARNLYQHHPNDIDPEAIKRANSIWGFDNELVIGRLGFKSVEAYYEASSGLQLIPKLRKPTLILYAEDDPLFDPTIIPDLKAASHQNPAINLVSTNYGGHVGYISSKICQNQFNDPDRWWAWNRILDWLDQQEKSKDNSYSREQGTGNTGGKDFTV